The Methanobacterium lacus genome includes a region encoding these proteins:
- the thiD gene encoding bifunctional hydroxymethylpyrimidine kinase/phosphomethylpyrimidine kinase, protein MIALSIAGYDPSGGAGILNDVKTFQAMGIYGTGVVTVLTAQNPERVEAIEPVSTEFIEKQLETLLNVYPIKYCKTGMLYNKENLKLVGAKTKEHNLKVVVDPVIVAGCGAELSVDGYTKELKKYLLPNATLTTPNIYEAELLSGQKIESIDDAVEAAVKIGKICDVVITGGNLNGSNVVFDGTLKVIENELIGDVEVHGTGCSFSAAVTVGLLKNNSLKRSVEDAVEFVKHGVEHGKWGTLDQFHGKRSC, encoded by the coding sequence ATGATTGCCCTCTCGATTGCAGGTTATGATCCTTCAGGGGGAGCAGGAATTCTGAACGATGTTAAAACATTTCAGGCCATGGGAATTTATGGAACTGGAGTTGTAACAGTTTTAACTGCTCAAAATCCTGAAAGAGTAGAGGCCATAGAACCAGTTTCAACAGAATTCATAGAAAAACAGTTAGAAACTCTTCTTAATGTTTATCCCATAAAATACTGTAAAACTGGCATGCTTTACAACAAAGAAAATCTAAAACTTGTTGGGGCCAAAACAAAAGAACACAACCTCAAAGTGGTTGTAGATCCTGTCATTGTTGCAGGATGTGGTGCTGAACTTTCTGTTGATGGATATACAAAGGAACTTAAGAAGTATCTCCTTCCAAATGCAACCCTCACAACACCAAATATATATGAAGCAGAACTTTTATCGGGCCAGAAAATCGAATCCATTGATGACGCAGTTGAAGCTGCTGTTAAAATTGGAAAAATATGTGACGTGGTTATAACCGGCGGTAATCTAAATGGTTCTAACGTAGTTTTTGATGGAACATTGAAGGTGATTGAAAACGAATTGATTGGAGATGTTGAAGTTCATGGAACAGGCTGTTCATTCTCTGCCGCAGTGACAGTGGGACTATTAAAAAATAATAGTTTGAAGAGATCTGTGGAGGATGCTGTTGAATTTGTTAAACATGGTGTGGAACATGGCAAGTGGGGAACACTAGACCAGTTTCATGGCAAGAGATCTTGTTAA
- a CDS encoding double zinc ribbon domain-containing protein, whose protein sequence is MVSNEEIKRRLERKRKGLSEIQQDEKTGKYKTCPHCKFKNPEKSIFCVKCGKKLETNVSITCSTCGTINPKTAKFCIKCGNNLTTQESTKTKEEEKPQNLVEDEKTEDENCIDNEPSVESELEVENIQSDIQNQETVPDADTKSSEVDEKEKSEINHIKTQGLPSSIPDQSLINQRDSKKTCKSCGAKNLKTAKFCVVCGEKFDIPPVEKSVEYPKAHENNKEDLKSAEIDDPMDKIKKAKELLDIGAITPEEFESIKSKYLDMV, encoded by the coding sequence TTGGTTTCTAACGAGGAAATTAAAAGAAGACTTGAGAGAAAACGTAAAGGGTTAAGTGAAATACAACAGGATGAAAAAACTGGGAAGTACAAAACATGCCCACACTGCAAATTTAAGAATCCTGAAAAATCAATATTCTGTGTAAAGTGCGGAAAAAAACTTGAAACGAACGTCAGTATCACATGCAGTACATGTGGAACAATAAACCCAAAAACAGCCAAGTTCTGCATCAAATGTGGGAACAATTTAACAACCCAAGAATCAACAAAAACTAAAGAAGAAGAAAAACCCCAAAATTTAGTTGAAGATGAAAAGACCGAAGATGAAAACTGTATCGATAACGAACCATCTGTTGAATCTGAGTTAGAAGTTGAAAACATTCAGAGTGATATACAAAACCAGGAAACTGTACCTGATGCGGATACCAAGTCCAGTGAAGTTGATGAAAAAGAAAAATCTGAAATAAATCACATTAAAACTCAGGGTTTGCCATCATCAATTCCAGATCAAAGTTTAATCAATCAAAGGGATAGCAAGAAAACTTGTAAGTCCTGCGGAGCTAAAAATCTTAAAACTGCTAAGTTCTGTGTTGTCTGTGGTGAGAAATTTGATATTCCTCCAGTTGAAAAATCTGTTGAGTATCCCAAGGCACATGAGAACAATAAAGAAGATTTAAAATCTGCTGAAATTGATGATCCAATGGATAAAATTAAAAAAGCAAAAGAATTATTGGATATTGGAGCGATAACTCCTGAAGAATTTGAATCAATCAAATCCAAATATCTTGACATGGTATGA
- a CDS encoding ACT domain-containing protein — MKLKQISVFLENRKGRLWKALNILSNAKINIRALSIADTSEFGILRMIVSDTELAKQILEESNFVVKVNEVIAVGVSDNPGGLEGVLEIFNEMDVNVEYIYAFVEKNGEKAVVVIRTEDIDAGVNALKNGGITILSEEEIKSI, encoded by the coding sequence ATGAAGTTGAAACAGATATCAGTATTTCTTGAAAATCGTAAGGGCAGATTATGGAAGGCATTAAACATTCTTTCCAATGCAAAAATAAATATCAGAGCTCTTTCAATTGCAGACACATCTGAATTTGGAATTTTGAGGATGATTGTTTCTGATACCGAACTTGCAAAACAGATCCTAGAAGAATCTAATTTCGTAGTAAAGGTAAATGAGGTCATTGCAGTTGGTGTTTCTGATAATCCTGGAGGACTTGAGGGTGTTCTTGAAATTTTTAACGAGATGGATGTAAATGTGGAGTACATATATGCATTTGTTGAGAAAAATGGAGAAAAGGCTGTCGTAGTTATTCGAACAGAGGATATCGATGCGGGGGTAAATGCTCTTAAAAATGGAGGTATAACAATACTTTCAGAAGAAGAGATTAAAAGCATCTAA
- a CDS encoding phenylacetate--CoA ligase family protein yields MIWNEKAECMSEDDLKELQLQRLQAVVKMAYEKVPYYNKRFTDLKIEPEDIETLEDIEKLPFTSKTDLRDAYPFGMFAVDTEDIVEVHTTSGTTGKPTVSGYTEADLDLWGEVMARALTMTGVKKNDKVQNSYGYGLFTGGMGVHYGGQKIGATVIPISAGNTTRQLEIMQDFGTTVLTCTPSYGLYLAEVAEKEGIDPSKLKLKAGCFGAEMWTEEMRNKLEERLNISAQNIYGLTEVIGPGVAMECPEKNGLHIFEDHFYPEIINPKTLNQLPEGETGELVLTTLTREGMPVIRFRTKDITALRRGVCECGRTQVKMDRITGRSDDMLKVRGVIVFPSQIEKALLKIEGLEPQYQIIVTRPKHLDELEVQVETSPALFSDEVKHIEEVKKDIENRIHSEIGLRVNISLVEPQSLPRSEGKAVRVVDKRNI; encoded by the coding sequence ATGATCTGGAATGAAAAGGCTGAATGTATGTCTGAAGATGATTTAAAGGAACTGCAACTTCAGAGATTACAAGCAGTAGTTAAGATGGCCTATGAAAAGGTACCCTACTACAATAAACGTTTTACCGACTTAAAAATTGAACCTGAAGATATTGAAACTTTAGAAGATATTGAAAAGCTTCCTTTTACAAGTAAAACAGACCTTCGGGATGCTTATCCATTTGGAATGTTTGCAGTTGATACAGAGGACATAGTCGAAGTACACACAACATCCGGTACAACAGGCAAACCCACTGTATCGGGATACACAGAAGCAGATCTAGATTTATGGGGTGAAGTGATGGCCAGAGCCCTTACAATGACTGGTGTGAAGAAGAATGATAAGGTTCAAAACAGTTATGGTTATGGGCTTTTCACAGGAGGTATGGGAGTTCACTACGGTGGTCAAAAGATAGGTGCAACAGTCATACCAATCTCTGCTGGAAACACCACCCGGCAGCTTGAAATAATGCAAGACTTTGGAACAACAGTTTTAACATGTACTCCATCCTACGGGCTGTACCTTGCTGAGGTGGCTGAAAAAGAAGGAATAGATCCAAGTAAGCTCAAGCTTAAAGCAGGTTGTTTTGGAGCAGAAATGTGGACTGAAGAGATGAGGAATAAATTGGAAGAGAGATTGAATATTTCTGCCCAAAATATCTATGGGTTAACAGAAGTAATCGGACCCGGAGTTGCAATGGAGTGTCCTGAAAAGAATGGTCTGCACATATTTGAGGATCATTTTTACCCAGAAATAATCAATCCAAAAACACTTAACCAGTTACCTGAAGGAGAAACAGGAGAACTAGTATTAACCACTCTAACAAGGGAAGGCATGCCTGTTATAAGGTTTAGAACTAAAGATATAACTGCTCTTCGAAGGGGTGTTTGTGAATGTGGTCGAACACAAGTTAAAATGGATAGGATCACTGGTAGAAGTGATGATATGCTTAAAGTTAGAGGAGTAATTGTTTTCCCATCCCAGATAGAAAAAGCACTTCTGAAGATCGAGGGATTAGAACCACAGTACCAAATCATAGTTACCAGACCAAAGCATCTGGATGAACTTGAAGTACAAGTTGAAACATCACCTGCACTCTTTTCAGATGAAGTAAAGCACATAGAAGAAGTTAAGAAGGATATAGAAAACAGAATTCACAGTGAAATTGGTTTAAGAGTCAATATTTCACTAGTGGAACCGCAAAGTCTCCCTAGAAGTGAAGGAAAGGCTGTTAGGGTAGTTGATAAAAGAAATATCTAA
- the cofC gene encoding 2-phospho-L-lactate guanylyltransferase → MKKTFAIIPVSRFTHAKTRLSPTLTPLQRENLLKSMLKDVTNALRNLVENIVVISSDEDVLNYVKNLEVIPIKEEGSTDLNGALKQAIKWCSSQADQVLIIPSDVPLIRPEYVAEMLKLGEKNDMVIAPAKGGGTNAMLCPVNGMEMLFGDCSFFEHIKIAESKNLMVKVYDSFYMALDVNTAEDLGEIMLHGSGTEAQKFLSKEGLVVVPIHGKERLQIERREINP, encoded by the coding sequence ATGAAGAAAACATTTGCCATCATCCCAGTTTCGAGATTCACACATGCTAAAACACGTTTATCACCAACATTAACTCCATTACAACGCGAAAATCTTTTAAAATCAATGTTAAAGGATGTTACAAATGCGTTGAGAAATCTTGTAGAGAATATTGTTGTTATAAGTTCGGATGAAGACGTTTTAAACTATGTGAAAAACCTTGAAGTCATTCCAATCAAGGAAGAAGGTTCAACTGATTTAAACGGGGCATTGAAACAGGCCATTAAATGGTGCTCATCCCAAGCAGATCAAGTTTTGATAATTCCTTCAGATGTTCCATTAATCAGACCAGAATATGTAGCTGAAATGTTAAAGTTGGGCGAAAAAAATGACATGGTTATTGCACCTGCTAAGGGAGGTGGAACAAATGCCATGTTATGTCCGGTTAATGGGATGGAAATGCTCTTTGGTGATTGTAGCTTCTTTGAACATATTAAAATAGCAGAATCGAAAAACTTGATGGTGAAGGTTTATGATTCATTTTACATGGCTTTAGACGTTAATACTGCAGAAGACCTGGGGGAGATAATGCTACATGGATCAGGAACCGAAGCCCAGAAATTTTTAAGCAAGGAAGGTCTAGTGGTAGTTCCAATACATGGGAAGGAACGTTTACAAATTGAAAGGAGAGAAATAAATCCATGA
- a CDS encoding superoxide dismutase, with product MVQKNYQLPELPYGYKDLEPYISEEQLKIHHTKHHKAYVDGANAILKKFDNRGSEEFDVKAVSKELTFHVGGYVLHKFFWENMGPADKCGGEPTGTIAEYIKKDFGTFERFKKEFSQAATGVEGSGWAVLTLCRMTNRIFIMQVEKHNVNIIPGFRIMLALDVWEHAYYLDYQNRRPDYVEAFWNLVNWEEVNRKMDVWLSSPL from the coding sequence AAAAAAACTATCAATTACCAGAACTACCTTACGGTTACAAGGATCTTGAACCCTACATATCTGAAGAACAGCTCAAAATTCACCATACTAAACACCATAAGGCCTATGTGGATGGAGCAAATGCCATACTGAAAAAATTTGACAACCGTGGTTCTGAAGAGTTTGATGTTAAGGCTGTTTCAAAAGAACTTACCTTCCATGTTGGAGGATACGTTTTGCACAAGTTCTTCTGGGAAAACATGGGACCTGCAGATAAGTGCGGAGGGGAACCAACAGGCACAATAGCAGAATACATAAAAAAAGATTTTGGAACCTTTGAAAGATTTAAAAAAGAGTTTTCTCAGGCAGCTACAGGTGTTGAAGGTTCAGGATGGGCAGTGTTAACCCTATGCAGAATGACCAATAGAATATTCATAATGCAAGTAGAAAAACATAATGTAAATATTATTCCGGGATTTAGGATAATGCTTGCTTTAGATGTGTGGGAGCATGCCTACTACTTGGACTACCAAAACAGAAGACCTGACTACGTGGAAGCTTTTTGGAATCTTGTAAATTGGGAAGAAGTAAACAGAAAAATGGATGTTTGGTTGAGTTCACCACTCTAA
- a CDS encoding rubredoxin: protein MERYRCGICGYVYDPEKGESRNNTAPGTDFEDLPDMWFCPSCGAAKRRFKITKRP, encoded by the coding sequence ATGGAAAGATATAGATGTGGAATATGTGGTTATGTATACGATCCAGAAAAGGGAGAATCAAGAAACAACACCGCGCCTGGAACTGATTTTGAGGATCTTCCTGATATGTGGTTCTGCCCATCGTGTGGTGCAGCTAAAAGAAGGTTCAAAATTACAAAAAGACCTTAA
- a CDS encoding DUF5518 domain-containing protein, whose protein sequence is MINCPAVIIGFIIAIVLSIIGGMFGLFGSGFGVLIAGAIVGFMVNGDILNGTMHGTLIGIVGALILALLAILFGHVSTIIALYVGVATVGSVLLSIVMGAIGGALGSLLSRWI, encoded by the coding sequence GTGATAAATTGTCCTGCAGTAATAATTGGTTTCATAATTGCAATAGTGTTAAGCATAATTGGTGGTATGTTCGGATTGTTTGGTTCAGGGTTTGGTGTCTTAATAGCCGGAGCAATTGTTGGTTTTATGGTAAACGGAGATATTCTTAATGGAACGATGCATGGAACACTCATAGGTATTGTGGGTGCATTAATATTGGCACTTTTAGCCATATTATTTGGTCATGTTTCAACAATAATTGCATTGTACGTGGGTGTTGCTACAGTTGGATCTGTTTTACTGTCCATAGTGATGGGGGCCATTGGTGGAGCACTAGGATCTCTTTTGAGTAGGTGGATTTAA